One Halobacterium sp. DL1 DNA window includes the following coding sequences:
- a CDS encoding glucose 1-dehydrogenase: MHAEFDFDGDVVLVTGASGALGSAVCRAFDEAGATVCGTDVVEPDEETQLDRGEVPFYRGDLTDDAAAEQVVSGVVDAHGGLDCLCNVAGMWKGGSPIEETDAETFDQVFDVNLKTMFLASKHALPHLQDASGAIVSVSARASLEGGEGDGPYRASKAGVRLLTETIAEENAGEVRANAVMPSVIDTPANREMMPDADHDSWVDPAEIARVVVTLCSDAAPPTSGAAVPVYGEA; this comes from the coding sequence ATGCACGCGGAGTTCGACTTCGACGGCGACGTGGTGCTGGTGACCGGTGCGTCGGGCGCCCTCGGGAGCGCGGTCTGTCGCGCCTTCGACGAGGCGGGCGCGACCGTCTGTGGGACGGACGTGGTGGAGCCGGACGAGGAGACCCAACTCGACCGCGGCGAGGTGCCGTTCTACCGCGGCGACCTCACCGACGACGCCGCGGCCGAGCAGGTCGTCTCCGGCGTCGTGGACGCCCACGGCGGCCTCGACTGCCTCTGTAACGTCGCGGGAATGTGGAAGGGCGGGTCGCCCATCGAGGAGACGGACGCCGAGACGTTCGACCAGGTGTTCGACGTGAACCTGAAGACGATGTTCCTCGCGAGCAAGCACGCGCTCCCGCACCTGCAGGACGCCTCGGGCGCCATCGTCTCCGTCTCGGCACGGGCCTCCCTGGAGGGCGGCGAGGGCGACGGTCCGTACCGCGCGTCGAAGGCCGGCGTGCGCCTGCTGACCGAGACCATCGCCGAGGAGAACGCCGGCGAGGTGCGCGCGAACGCCGTCATGCCGTCGGTCATCGACACGCCCGCCAACCGCGAGATGATGCCGGACGCCGACCACGACTCGTGGGTCGACCCCGCGGAGATTGCGCGCGTCGTGGTGACGCTCTGTTCTGACGCCGCACCGCCGACCAGCGGGGCCGCCGTCCCCGTCTACGGCGAGGCCTGA
- a CDS encoding daunorubicin ABC transporter ATP-binding protein, whose product MTRESWKTRLGFILAAVGSAVGLGNLWRFPWMTGENGGAAFLVVYLAIVLLVGVPGLLGELVVGRRGKRNPVGSLGALSGSRNWAGFGYLFVVTAVALLSFYSVVGGWILRYVVASFGGAYFGDPEVYFESINFGLEAVGFHLLFLGLTAFVVLRGVQRGIERAAKVMVPALLVLLVGLAAWGLSLDGAGQGLAFFLSPDLGYLRANFLAILPAAAGQALFTLSLGAGTMLTYASYLGEDRSLATDGTAIAGVNTLVGLLAGLVVFPILFALGVGVGGGGPGALFVSLAGAFAALPYGQLVGVVFFGAVSLAALSSSISMLEIPVSFLVDEYGLSRRAATAGLTGLFAATGTVCALDPALFDFVASTLVDLLLTGGLVGLLLFVGWVMGADALDEYRRGAGAFASSLGTPWLYAVGVVIPLFLTFTLVSGVLAAVGVTVDPVSVLGVTFDQTRLLAVASVVLVLAAFAGLRSPRSVL is encoded by the coding sequence ATGACTCGCGAATCCTGGAAGACGCGGCTCGGATTCATCCTCGCGGCCGTCGGCAGCGCCGTCGGCCTCGGGAACCTCTGGCGGTTCCCGTGGATGACCGGCGAGAACGGGGGCGCGGCGTTCCTCGTCGTCTACCTCGCCATCGTTTTGCTCGTCGGCGTGCCCGGCCTCCTCGGCGAACTCGTCGTCGGGCGGCGGGGGAAACGCAATCCCGTGGGCTCGCTCGGCGCGCTCTCGGGGTCCCGCAACTGGGCCGGCTTCGGCTACCTGTTCGTCGTCACCGCCGTCGCCCTGTTGTCGTTCTACAGCGTCGTGGGCGGGTGGATTCTCCGCTACGTCGTCGCCAGTTTCGGCGGCGCCTACTTCGGCGACCCCGAGGTGTACTTCGAGAGCATCAACTTCGGACTCGAAGCGGTCGGCTTCCACCTGCTGTTCCTCGGTCTCACCGCGTTCGTCGTCCTGCGGGGCGTCCAGCGGGGCATCGAGCGGGCGGCGAAGGTGATGGTTCCGGCGCTCCTCGTGCTGCTCGTCGGCCTCGCCGCCTGGGGACTGAGCCTCGACGGCGCGGGCCAGGGGCTGGCGTTCTTCCTCTCCCCCGACCTCGGCTACTTGCGGGCGAACTTCCTCGCCATCCTCCCGGCCGCCGCGGGCCAGGCGCTGTTCACGCTGTCGCTGGGCGCGGGCACGATGCTCACGTACGCCTCCTACCTCGGCGAGGACCGTTCACTCGCCACCGACGGCACGGCCATCGCGGGCGTCAACACGCTCGTCGGCCTGCTCGCGGGCCTCGTCGTCTTCCCCATCCTGTTCGCGCTCGGCGTCGGCGTGGGCGGCGGCGGCCCGGGCGCGCTGTTCGTCAGCCTCGCGGGCGCGTTCGCTGCGCTGCCGTACGGCCAGCTGGTCGGCGTCGTCTTCTTCGGCGCCGTCTCGCTCGCGGCGCTCTCCTCCTCCATCTCGATGCTGGAGATTCCGGTGTCGTTCCTCGTCGACGAGTACGGCCTCTCGCGACGGGCGGCGACCGCCGGGCTCACCGGCCTCTTCGCGGCGACGGGCACCGTCTGCGCGCTCGACCCCGCGCTGTTCGACTTCGTCGCCAGCACGCTCGTCGACCTGCTGCTCACCGGCGGCCTCGTCGGCCTGCTGCTCTTCGTCGGGTGGGTGATGGGCGCCGACGCGCTCGACGAGTACCGCCGGGGCGCGGGCGCGTTCGCGAGCAGTCTCGGGACGCCGTGGCTGTACGCTGTCGGCGTCGTCATCCCGCTGTTTCTCACGTTCACACTCGTCTCCGGCGTCCTCGCCGCAGTCGGCGTCACCGTCGACCCGGTGTCGGTGCTCGGCGTGACGTTCGACCAGACTCGATTGCTGGCCGTCGCCAGCGTTGTGCTCGTCCTCGCCGCGTTCGCCGGACTCCGGAGCCCGCGGTCGGTACTGTAG
- a CDS encoding daunorubicin ABC transporter ATP-binding protein: protein MAERETWATRLGFILAAVGSAVGLGNIWQFPFKTATNGGAAFVFVYLLAALLIGLPAILGEFVVGRRSNINAIEAFDRLNRPAWTVVGALGLLTGLWILSYYSVVGGWVMRYIVGSATGAYFATPGDYFGRISMGWEAIAFHAAFMGFTASIVAFGIEDGIEKATKLMVPSIVVILVGLAVYAFTLDGAAAAYGYYLSPDFDYLANNLGSIVPFAVSQAFFSLSLGMGAMITYASYLGGDDSLPADGSLIVVLNTFVGLLAGLVVLPLLFVQFGQIPEDAAGGGAGALFVSVAQAFADLGAAGQVLGVVFFGVVLIAALSSAISLLEVVTAYLVDNYGASRPAVAFGFAGALFLLGSLSAWNTAWLGWFDTLAYKVLLPTSVLLGVVFVGWVYGPEAVDEITKGTGGGHAFATAWLWSVRTFVLLGVFVTLYLGVTTIYPAPNVPLPYV, encoded by the coding sequence ATGGCAGAACGAGAGACCTGGGCGACCCGCCTCGGATTCATTCTCGCGGCCGTCGGCAGCGCCGTGGGCCTCGGGAACATCTGGCAGTTTCCGTTCAAGACGGCGACGAACGGCGGCGCGGCGTTCGTCTTCGTCTACCTCCTCGCGGCGCTCCTCATCGGCCTCCCCGCCATCCTCGGGGAGTTCGTCGTCGGCCGCCGCTCGAACATCAACGCCATCGAGGCGTTCGACCGACTGAACCGACCCGCGTGGACCGTCGTCGGCGCCCTCGGCCTGCTGACTGGGCTGTGGATTCTCTCCTACTACAGCGTCGTCGGCGGGTGGGTGATGCGGTACATCGTCGGCAGCGCCACGGGCGCGTACTTCGCGACGCCAGGCGACTACTTCGGGCGCATCTCGATGGGCTGGGAGGCCATCGCGTTCCACGCCGCCTTCATGGGATTCACGGCCTCAATCGTCGCGTTCGGCATCGAGGACGGCATCGAGAAGGCGACCAAACTGATGGTGCCCTCCATCGTCGTCATCCTCGTCGGCCTCGCGGTGTACGCGTTCACGCTGGACGGCGCGGCCGCGGCCTACGGCTACTACCTCTCCCCGGACTTCGACTACCTCGCGAACAACCTCGGCAGCATCGTCCCGTTCGCCGTCAGTCAGGCGTTCTTCTCGCTGTCCCTGGGGATGGGCGCGATGATAACCTACGCCTCCTACCTCGGCGGCGACGACAGCCTCCCCGCCGACGGCAGCCTCATCGTCGTGCTGAACACGTTCGTCGGCCTGCTCGCGGGCCTCGTCGTTCTCCCGTTACTGTTCGTGCAGTTCGGCCAGATTCCGGAGGACGCTGCGGGCGGTGGCGCGGGCGCGCTGTTCGTCTCCGTCGCCCAGGCCTTCGCCGACCTCGGCGCCGCCGGCCAGGTCCTCGGCGTCGTCTTCTTCGGCGTGGTGCTCATCGCCGCGCTCTCCTCGGCAATCAGCCTGCTCGAGGTGGTCACCGCCTACCTCGTCGACAACTACGGCGCCAGCCGTCCCGCCGTCGCGTTCGGCTTCGCCGGCGCGCTGTTCTTGCTCGGCTCGCTGTCCGCGTGGAACACCGCGTGGCTCGGCTGGTTCGACACGCTCGCGTACAAGGTGTTGCTCCCGACCTCGGTGCTGCTCGGCGTCGTCTTCGTCGGCTGGGTGTACGGCCCCGAGGCCGTCGACGAGATAACGAAGGGGACCGGTGGCGGCCACGCGTTCGCGACGGCGTGGCTCTGGTCCGTGCGGACGTTCGTCCTCCTGGGCGTCTTCGTCACCCTCTACCTCGGCGTGACGACGATCTACCCCGCGCCGAACGTGCCGCTGCCGTACGTCTAA